From Vallitalea longa, one genomic window encodes:
- a CDS encoding MotA/TolQ/ExbB proton channel family protein, whose product MKFFVIIFKNLLGYDGLIIILALVNLFYILPKLKKSNAKLEHSLHPTIYIPIQQIIDSIRKNNDSEIDLHLLRKLKEEETKCYHVFVSITTIFPLMGILGTIISLLRLVSFSSDTIMLNFTTALTSTFWGLVCAIIFKAIDGTISPKIAFNDDNFNLLINRIDRYTNKGDENEPKNIS is encoded by the coding sequence ATGAAGTTTTTTGTAATTATATTTAAAAATTTACTTGGCTATGATGGCTTAATTATTATTCTAGCTTTAGTTAATCTTTTTTATATTCTACCGAAATTAAAAAAATCTAATGCTAAGTTAGAACACTCACTACATCCAACCATATATATTCCTATACAACAGATTATTGATTCAATTAGAAAGAATAATGATTCTGAAATAGATTTACACTTATTACGTAAATTGAAAGAAGAAGAAACAAAATGTTATCATGTGTTTGTATCAATAACAACAATTTTCCCTTTAATGGGTATACTCGGAACCATTATATCACTACTTAGACTGGTTTCTTTTAGTAGTGATACAATAATGCTGAATTTCACAACAGCATTAACTTCAACTTTTTGGGGATTAGTTTGTGCTATAATCTTTAAAGCCATAGATGGAACCATATCTCCTAAAATAGCTTTCAATGATGACAATTTCAATCTTTTGATTAATAGAATAGATAGATATACTAATAAAGGTGATGAAAATGAACCAAAAAACATTTCTTGA
- a CDS encoding DegV family protein has translation MNVKIITDSACDLPDDIISKFDIDVFPLMVYMNDKEYRDNVDVKPAELFKYMRAGGVAKTAQATYESIHSMFKKYATSNEPCIYIAFSSELSGTFQTAKIVEQDIKEEYPDFDLTVIDSKAASLGFGLIVYLTALQAKKGVQKEELIEKVYYYKEHMEHIFTVDDLEYLYRGGRVSKTAAVLGTVLNIKPILDVEDGKLIPIEKVRGRKKSISRMIEITEKRGDRLGEQIVAINHADDIETALTIKDKLQEKFGIKEFVIRDVGCAIGAHSGPGTLSIFFLNKLDD, from the coding sequence ATGAACGTAAAAATTATAACAGACAGCGCATGTGATTTACCTGACGATATTATTAGTAAATTTGATATAGACGTTTTTCCATTAATGGTTTATATGAATGATAAAGAATATAGAGATAACGTAGATGTTAAACCTGCAGAACTTTTTAAATATATGCGTGCAGGTGGTGTAGCGAAAACAGCTCAAGCCACTTATGAAAGTATTCATTCCATGTTCAAGAAATATGCTACTTCTAATGAGCCATGTATCTATATAGCCTTTTCTTCAGAACTATCTGGTACTTTTCAGACTGCTAAAATAGTTGAACAAGATATTAAAGAAGAATACCCTGATTTTGATTTAACTGTTATCGACTCCAAAGCCGCTTCTTTAGGTTTTGGTTTAATAGTTTATCTAACTGCACTACAAGCAAAAAAAGGCGTTCAAAAAGAAGAGCTTATAGAAAAGGTATACTATTATAAAGAACACATGGAACATATATTTACCGTAGATGATCTAGAATATCTCTATAGGGGTGGTCGTGTTTCAAAAACAGCTGCTGTACTTGGAACAGTACTTAATATTAAACCGATCCTTGATGTAGAAGATGGTAAATTGATTCCTATTGAAAAAGTAAGAGGAAGAAAAAAATCCATCAGCAGAATGATTGAAATAACTGAAAAGCGCGGTGACAGACTCGGTGAACAGATTGTTGCCATAAATCATGCTGATGATATTGAAACAGCTCTAACAATAAAAGATAAGCTGCAAGAGAAATTTGGTATCAAAGAATTTGTAATAAGAGATGTTGGATGTGCAATAGGTGCTCATTCGGGACCAGGTACATTATCTATATTCTTCTTAAATAAATTAGATGATTAA